Below is a window of bacterium DNA.
CGCGGATGTCGGAAGGGGAATAGCCGCGGTGGAGCAGTTCGCGGGTGAGGAGGGGGAGGTCGGTAACGTCGGCGAGTCCGACCGGAGTATACCCGATGCCATCAAAATCGGAACCGAGTCCGACATGCGCGACGCCGGCGATTTCCACGGCGTGATCAATGTGGTCGGCGACGGTGTGGATGGTCGCGAGTCCGGCCCTGTCTGCGCGGGCGACCAGGGCATCGACGGACTCTTCATAATCCCCGCCGCGTTCGGGATATTTTTCTTGAAGTTTGCGCTGCTCTGCGAGCAGGTCCTTTGCCAGACGTATTTGTTCTTTCCCGAGTCCCGCTTTGATAAAGCCGGGATAGAAATTCACCATGGCCACACCGCCGTTTTTCGCGATGGCTCGAAGCTGCCTGTCGGTGAGGTTGCGGTGATGATTGCGCAGCGCTTTTGAGGCGGAATGGGATGCAATGATGGGGTTGCGTGTGGTCTTGATCACATCCCAGAACGATGCCTCACCGAGATGCGAAACATCGATGAGTACACCGAGCGAATCGAGCAGACGCACGAAATCATGGCCTTTTGCAGAGAGTCCGCCTTTGACCTTGCCCGCGCTTTCATCCTTTGAACAGGTCGCCCAGTCAGAGCTGTAATTCCATGTGAGCCCGAAGCAGCGGAGTCCACGAGCGTAGAGCTGATAAATGCGCTCCCGTTTCCCATCGATACAACGTCCGCCCTCAAGCGCGATGATACCGGCGATGCGTCCCTCATCCGTCGTGCGTTTCAACGCCTTTGCCGAGGTGATCACGCTGAGAAGGGAGGGATTGCGCGCGGCGATGGCGTGCAGCGAATCGATTTCCGCGAGGGCGAACTGCCAGGCGGCGTCATGCTTTCGTTTCGAGGGTACCCAGATCGAAAAGAGCTGCACATCGAGTCCCCCGGCGGCAAAGCGCGGGAGGTCCGAGTGTCCCTTCGCGTTCCACGATTCCATCTCACCGCCGGACATCACGCGTCCGAGAACATCGTTGTGTCCGTCCACCACTGTCGCCTGCATGTGAAGAGCTCGGTAGTCTTTCTGCGCGAGCAGGGTGAAAGGGAAGAGAAGAATGATGAGCAGGGAAATGCGTAGTACAGACATGATATTGCGTCAGAATGGGAATTTTTCAGCGTACCAGTCACGGGTGACGTCCATCCACATGACCAGTCCCTTCCATTCTTCGAAGGGAGCGTAATAGGCCTCGATGGCTTCGTCGGCGACGGGACTGCCGTTGTTGTGAATATCCGCGAATTTGGACCGGCACCAGCTGTCGA
It encodes the following:
- a CDS encoding dipeptidase; translation: MSVLRISLLIILLFPFTLLAQKDYRALHMQATVVDGHNDVLGRVMSGGEMESWNAKGHSDLPRFAAGGLDVQLFSIWVPSKRKHDAAWQFALAEIDSLHAIAARNPSLLSVITSAKALKRTTDEGRIAGIIALEGGRCIDGKRERIYQLYARGLRCFGLTWNYSSDWATCSKDESAGKVKGGLSAKGHDFVRLLDSLGVLIDVSHLGEASFWDVIKTTRNPIIASHSASKALRNHHRNLTDRQLRAIAKNGGVAMVNFYPGFIKAGLGKEQIRLAKDLLAEQRKLQEKYPERGGDYEESVDALVARADRAGLATIHTVADHIDHAVEIAGVAHVGLGSDFDGIGYTPVGLADVTDLPLLTRELLHRGYSPSDIRAILGGNFLRVFNAVCG